The stretch of DNA GGGTTTCAATTAATTAAGGGAAGTCAACATCAGAATACATAGTTACAGTATTACAACTTGCTACAGAAGCATAATTGGCTAGCTACCTTGTTTTTCAAGGCATAATCATCACATAGAATGTCAAAAGACAATGGAttataaaaagcaaaacaaaacaaaaaaactacatATTAAAAAGATCATCAAGCATAGAAAAGAAGGTGACatgatcacatgagtgttagcttaATGCTAAAGaatggaacacaaatccatcaaccCAATTATGAAAACATAAATTGGTTTAGGAATGCTATTACCTGCAGCGTAGACACATTCAAATGCATGGACGAATTCATGCACATCGAATATGTGCTCGTGGGTCCTGGGAAGTTTCTTTAACTGCAATGAGTCAAGCTCAAACATAAACAGGCCGATAAACGTCTTCAAGAGTATCACATTATTCTTCTCAGCAAACCCTAGTATCCCTGTGCCCGCCTTATGTTCATTCTCGCAAAGTAGCTTGTACTTCTTCTCTTCATTCAGTGAAAGTAGCTTGTCCAGCTCAATGACTCTTACGATCACCCATGAACCAACGCCATCACAATCTGTCTTCCAGTTGTATAACACGGCCTTGTAGTCCCACTCTAACAGACAGAGGAAACCAAGCCCACCCCCATCAGCCTGCAAAATCGAGTAGTGGCTCCTGTGCATCATATGCAATTGCCGCGGCACAGGTATCACAATTAATCTCTCCGTACCCAAATCAAACTCAAGGATGCTTGATGAACTACCAACAAGGATCCAGTAAAGCGAATTCCCAGCGAGCACAGCAGGCTTGGCCATATCTCCTAAGAAGTCCCAGGATGGAAGCAATGTCGAGGTGGGATTACCCCATTCGCGGGTCTCGGACGAGTAAATCCAGGCGATCAATCTTCTATTTTGTTTTTCCTCCTCTGCCATCAACAAGACTACCTGGAACTGGTCTAATCCGGCACGGCGAAGCACCGCCCCGTTGTTCCACCATGAGAGCTTAACATCATCAGGCACCAGGGGAACAGGAATGGGGTGCTGGTCGCCGCTGACAGGATCCCACACCAGGACCGGGCGCCACGATGCCAGGGGTGTTTTTGTTTTCTCGGGGCACCTTCAAGGTAGCCGGAGAATGAGGACGAGACCATCGCGGCATCCAAGGAGCGCGCGGTAGCCGTCCTCTGGGTCGGCCGGCAAGTAGAAGCGGCCCTCCGGCAGACGATTGGGGCGATCCATGGTTGGTACGAAGTAGATGTCCCGAGAACTTCCCTCCGCGAAACTAATATAGAAGAAACCGAGAAGAGGAGCGTtgcggcggtggtggaggcggaagCGGCGGAGGAAACCTGGATCTGAGACGAGGCTGCGCCAGAGATTGCACACGAGGGAGGCGCGCGGGATGGAGGACGGCtgcggcgggaggcggaggaggaccTCGGAGAGCAGGTCATCGTTCTCCAGCGGCGGCCGCGCCGTCGAGCGGAGGCGGCGATGGCTCGTCATCCCTCCCGTCCCCTCCCGATCCCGACTGCTCCTCGTGCGGGAAGTCAAATCTGAGATTGTGGTGTAGTGTAGAGGACTAGGGCGAGACTCACACTGCGCGTCTGCGACTGAAGCCCAGGTCTTATTGTTTTTCCCGAGAGGGGAAGCCCGTGGTGAGTATAGTCACACAAAGCCCACTACGGTCCACAGAAAACCGATTAATACTAGAAGTTATCAAGGGTTACAAGAACGTCCCCTAAAAAATGGTTACAAGAACGTCTCTTGTTTTATCACAGTTCCGACCCGTTAGTCTCGCAATGTCCTTTACAAGATAGCATCAAAAATGATAGCGAACAGATTCTATCTTATATTG from Triticum dicoccoides isolate Atlit2015 ecotype Zavitan chromosome 6A, WEW_v2.0, whole genome shotgun sequence encodes:
- the LOC119319637 gene encoding uncharacterized protein LOC119319637 is translated as MAEEEKQNRRLIAWIYSSETREWGNPTSTLLPSWDFLGDMAKPAVLAGNSLYWILVGSSSSILEFDLGTERLIVIPVPRQLHMMHRSHYSILQADGGGLGFLCLLEWDYKAVLYNWKTDCDGVGSWVIVRVIELDKLLSLNEEKKYKLLCENEHKAGTGILGFAEKNNVILLKTFIGLFMFELDSLQLKKLPRTHEHIFDVHEFVHAFECVYAAGTGFGGGHDGAEVLHNA